In one Streptomyces sp. NBC_01241 genomic region, the following are encoded:
- a CDS encoding ABC transporter permease: MTSPRASVRLSVSSLRAHKRRFSGTFVAVLLGVAFLTGTLVMSDTLRASFDTMFGNATAGTDAVVRGTDVITVAGESRGTRQPVSTALVKTIEQTPGVAAAAPDIQGAGQLIGSDGKPVGGQGPPTLAGNWIDDPKLNPYRLAAGRAPAAPGEVVINRGAADRGGLRIGDTTVLRTPDPVRVTIVGLATFGGQDGMGQVTYTAMTQDDAEKYLTPKPGEASTIQVRAGPGTSQQELVDALHPVLPKGVEAITGQASAAEDRDMISGAFLSLFTTLLLVFSGIVLLVTAFSIHNTFAIVVAQRTRENALLRALGASRGQVVGASLVEAGAVGVIASAAGLAGGIGIAAGLRALFSAVGFPFPAGPLVIGAGSLLLPLAVGVLVCLGSALLPAVRAGRTAPLAALRESAVDHSAASRTRTLTGLVLLAASVGTILAGVSAGPSGPLSAAGAVLALAAFVSLGPVASTYAVRFLGAPLDRLRGVTGRLARRNALRSPRRTASTATALMIGVAVVSLFTVFGASLKATMNQTVDRAFAGDVAISAPAFGAGGSGLSPRLAPAVDRLPEVATAVGLGKGVAEVDGAGRALTVTDPAALGRVFDLGRVDGSLNGLGTSGIAVSAAEAGKRGLRTGSTARLTFTDGTRQNFTVRAVYDRPELAGDYVITRQAWDPHRAQDSDSLIAVSFKPGVSIADGKAAVAKTAEAYGNPDVQTRSEYAQSSAGGIDMMLTLVYALLALAVLIALLGIANTLTLAVHERTRELGLLRAVGQTRSQLRSMVRWESVLVAAFGTAGGLLLGGFLGWVLVEASAGGTAFSFALPPLRLLVIALVGITAGALAGRRPARRAARLDVLRAIAAE; this comes from the coding sequence ATGACCAGCCCCCGGGCATCCGTACGCCTGAGCGTCTCCTCGCTCCGCGCCCACAAGCGCCGCTTCTCCGGCACCTTCGTCGCCGTCCTGCTCGGCGTCGCGTTCCTCACCGGGACGCTCGTCATGAGCGACACCCTGCGCGCGAGCTTCGACACCATGTTCGGCAACGCCACCGCCGGTACCGACGCCGTTGTGCGCGGGACCGACGTGATCACCGTCGCCGGTGAATCCCGGGGCACCCGGCAGCCGGTGAGCACCGCACTCGTGAAGACGATCGAGCAGACCCCCGGGGTCGCCGCGGCGGCCCCCGACATCCAGGGCGCCGGCCAGCTCATCGGTTCCGACGGCAAACCCGTCGGCGGCCAGGGGCCGCCCACCCTCGCCGGCAACTGGATCGACGACCCGAAGCTCAACCCGTACCGGCTCGCCGCCGGACGCGCCCCCGCCGCACCCGGTGAGGTCGTCATCAACCGCGGCGCCGCCGACCGGGGCGGGCTCAGGATCGGCGACACCACCGTGCTGCGCACCCCCGACCCCGTACGCGTCACGATCGTCGGACTGGCCACCTTCGGCGGCCAGGACGGCATGGGACAGGTCACCTACACCGCGATGACGCAGGACGACGCCGAGAAGTACCTCACGCCGAAGCCCGGCGAGGCATCGACCATCCAGGTGCGCGCGGGCCCGGGCACCAGTCAGCAGGAACTCGTCGACGCACTGCACCCCGTGCTGCCCAAGGGCGTCGAGGCCATCACCGGACAGGCCTCGGCCGCCGAGGACCGGGACATGATCTCCGGCGCCTTCCTCAGCCTGTTCACCACGCTGCTGCTGGTGTTCTCCGGGATCGTGCTGCTCGTCACCGCCTTCTCCATCCACAACACCTTCGCGATCGTCGTTGCTCAGCGGACCCGCGAGAACGCCCTGCTGCGCGCGCTCGGTGCCTCCCGCGGCCAGGTCGTCGGAGCGAGCCTCGTCGAGGCGGGCGCGGTCGGCGTGATCGCCTCCGCCGCGGGTCTGGCCGGCGGCATCGGGATCGCCGCCGGACTGCGGGCGCTCTTCTCCGCCGTCGGATTCCCGTTCCCCGCGGGCCCGTTGGTGATCGGCGCCGGGTCGCTGCTGCTGCCGCTCGCCGTCGGCGTCCTCGTCTGCCTCGGCTCCGCCCTCCTGCCCGCCGTCCGGGCCGGCCGCACCGCTCCGCTCGCCGCCCTGCGCGAGAGCGCCGTGGACCACTCCGCGGCATCCCGCACCCGCACCCTGACCGGGCTCGTACTGCTGGCCGCCTCCGTCGGCACCATCCTGGCCGGCGTGTCGGCCGGCCCGTCCGGCCCGCTGTCGGCCGCCGGTGCGGTACTCGCACTCGCCGCGTTCGTGTCGCTCGGACCGGTCGCCTCCACGTACGCCGTACGGTTCCTCGGCGCTCCGCTCGACCGGCTGCGCGGCGTCACGGGCCGGCTGGCTCGCCGCAACGCCCTGCGCAGCCCCCGACGGACCGCGTCCACCGCGACCGCGCTGATGATCGGCGTCGCCGTGGTCTCCCTGTTCACCGTCTTCGGTGCCTCGCTGAAGGCCACCATGAACCAGACGGTGGACCGTGCCTTCGCGGGCGACGTCGCCATCAGTGCCCCCGCCTTCGGGGCGGGCGGCAGCGGCCTCAGCCCCCGGCTCGCCCCGGCCGTCGACCGGCTGCCGGAGGTCGCTACGGCGGTCGGCCTCGGTAAAGGGGTCGCCGAGGTCGACGGCGCCGGACGCGCCCTGACCGTCACCGACCCGGCCGCGCTCGGCAGGGTCTTCGACCTCGGCCGGGTCGACGGATCGCTGAACGGGCTGGGCACGAGCGGGATCGCGGTGTCCGCCGCCGAGGCCGGCAAGCGCGGACTGCGCACCGGCTCCACCGCACGGCTCACCTTCACCGACGGCACCCGGCAGAACTTCACGGTCCGCGCCGTCTACGACCGGCCGGAACTGGCGGGCGACTACGTCATCACCCGCCAGGCCTGGGACCCGCACCGCGCCCAGGACTCCGACTCGCTGATCGCCGTTTCCTTCAAGCCCGGCGTGTCCATCGCCGACGGCAAGGCGGCGGTCGCGAAGACCGCGGAGGCGTACGGCAATCCGGACGTACAGACCCGCAGCGAGTACGCACAGTCCTCGGCCGGCGGCATCGACATGATGCTCACCCTGGTCTACGCCCTGCTGGCACTCGCCGTACTGATCGCGCTGCTGGGCATCGCCAACACGCTCACGCTGGCCGTCCACGAACGCACCAGGGAACTGGGCCTGTTGCGGGCCGTCGGGCAGACCAGGAGCCAGCTGCGGTCCATGGTCCGCTGGGAGTCCGTCCTGGTCGCCGCGTTCGGCACGGCGGGCGGTCTGCTGCTCGGCGGCTTCCTCGGCTGGGTGCTGGTCGAGGCATCCGCGGGCGGCACCGCCTTCTCCTTCGCGCTGCCGCCGCTGCGGCTCCTGGTGATCGCCCTCGTGGGGATCACCGCCGGGGCGCTGGCAGGCCGCCGGCCGGCCCGCCGGGCGGCACGGCTGGACGTGCTCCGCGCGATCGCCGCCGAATAG
- a CDS encoding ABC transporter ATP-binding protein produces the protein MTTTVPTSGPTPTPTSATAAAARVVDAVKLYGTGDTRVRALDRVSVDFPAGRFTAIMGPSGSGKSTLLHCAAGLDTLTSGSAFIGDTDLSALDDRRLTLLRRQRIGFVFQSFNLLPTLTVAENITLPLDLAGERPDPEWLDALIDTVGLRDRLHHRPGELSGGQQQRVAVARAFAGSPDVVFADEPTGNLDSRSSQEVLRLLGGTVRQTARTVVMVTHDPVAAAHADEVVFLADGRLVDRMTDPTAERVIDRFKSFAPHPSRRR, from the coding sequence GTCGTCGACGCCGTGAAGCTCTACGGCACGGGAGACACCCGGGTCAGGGCCCTGGACCGGGTGAGCGTCGACTTCCCGGCCGGCCGCTTCACCGCGATCATGGGGCCCTCCGGCTCCGGCAAATCCACCCTCCTGCACTGCGCGGCCGGACTCGACACCCTCACCTCCGGCTCCGCCTTCATCGGCGACACCGACCTCAGCGCCCTCGACGACCGCAGGCTCACCCTGCTGCGCCGGCAGCGCATCGGCTTCGTCTTCCAGTCCTTCAACCTCCTGCCGACACTCACCGTCGCGGAGAACATCACCCTGCCCCTGGATCTGGCGGGCGAGCGCCCCGACCCGGAGTGGCTCGACGCACTGATCGACACCGTCGGACTGCGGGACCGGCTGCACCACCGCCCCGGCGAACTGTCCGGCGGACAGCAGCAACGGGTGGCCGTGGCCCGGGCCTTCGCAGGCAGCCCCGATGTCGTCTTCGCCGACGAACCGACCGGTAACCTCGACTCCCGCTCCAGCCAGGAGGTGCTCCGGCTGCTCGGCGGCACCGTCCGGCAGACCGCCCGTACGGTCGTCATGGTCACCCACGACCCGGTCGCCGCCGCCCACGCCGACGAGGTCGTCTTCCTCGCCGACGGCCGGCTCGTCGACCGGATGACCGACCCCACGGCGGAGCGCGTAATCGACCGGTTCAAGTCCTTCGCCCCCCACCCCTCACGAAGGCGGTGA
- a CDS encoding ATP-binding protein: MISEPSRHCTVELQALPSRIGQVRRIVSAQLRYWHLDPLIDHAALGVTELLTNVHRHAQPDKSCTVEIELLLERLTVSVHDHDPRLPTVCDPSASSTSGRGLALIAAVSESWGVRPSGGAGKVVWFTLPAPPPLFTGRPPHSVYGATTDGPFEPDAVTYLESRTPSVARSAVVG; the protein is encoded by the coding sequence GTGATCAGCGAGCCAAGCAGGCACTGCACGGTGGAGCTCCAGGCCCTGCCGTCGCGGATCGGTCAGGTCCGCAGAATCGTTTCAGCGCAGTTGCGCTACTGGCATCTCGATCCGTTGATCGACCATGCGGCGCTCGGCGTCACCGAACTGCTGACCAATGTCCACCGGCATGCCCAGCCGGACAAGTCGTGCACCGTCGAGATCGAGTTGCTGCTCGAACGGCTGACGGTGTCCGTCCACGACCACGACCCGCGGCTGCCGACCGTGTGCGACCCCAGTGCGTCCAGTACGTCGGGGCGCGGGCTCGCGCTGATCGCCGCGGTCAGCGAGAGCTGGGGCGTCCGCCCGAGCGGCGGGGCCGGGAAGGTCGTCTGGTTCACCCTTCCGGCACCTCCTCCCCTGTTCACCGGGCGGCCACCGCACTCGGTGTACGGGGCGACCACGGACGGGCCGTTCGAGCCGGACGCCGTCACGTATCTGGAGAGCCGTACACCCTCCGTCGCCCGGTCGGCGGTGGTCGGGTAG